The Psychrobacter arenosus region TGCAATCCACTCTGAACGTAAGAATCATATTAAGTCGCTACAGGGGTTGACCTCTAAGGCGGCGTCACTGAGCTTAGATGATATAAGTCTAGATGGTAATGTCTATTATCCGAGTTATTGGGACAATATTCGTAATTTGGTTGGAGATAAAAATAACTATGATGGTAGAGTTGATGCCCAGAGAAAGCAGATTATCAAGACTTTGACTAACCTCTACAAGGCTATGGAACATGACCCCTCTCCTTATTATGCTATTTTGCTAATGGATGGAGATAGCTTGGGTAAACAAATGGGCTTTACTGAACGCCAGCCTATTATTAGCCAAGCTCTAAATGAGTTCACTCAAAGAGCTCAAGTAGTTGTTCGTGAGCATGATGGGTTTTTAGTATATGCCGGTGGGGATGACGTTTTAGCACTGTTTAGTTTGAATAATGCTATGCGCGCTGCGGCAGCTTTGCAAGACTGCTATAAACAGTGCTTTGCACAAGCATCTAGCAAAGAAGTACCCGTTTATTCAACGTTGTCTGGTGCGATCAATTACTGTCATATTAATGCGTCATTAACGCATGTGCTTACAGACAGCCATGATTTATTAGACAATGTTGCAAAAGACGGTACTGGGCGTAATGCCTTAGCAGTACGAGTATGGAAACCATCAGGATTAGCCGTTCAATGGTCTCAGCCTTGGGATAAAGTGTTAGATGCTAATTACATACAAAATATCCTGCAAGCTTTTGATGTGGATAGTCAACAGCTCGATACAGATAACTTATCAGTAATTGAAGCGCTTAGTCTGGCCATGCAAAAATTAAAACAGCAAGAGTCTAGCCTATCGGTATTTTCATCAAGCTTCTTTTATAAGACACGTGATCTGATGGCGATGCTTGAAGAAATGATGCAACAAAACAATTTGCAAGTGCGGCAAGCCGAGCAATTACTCTTAGCAGAGTTCTTACAGTCAGGCCAATTTGGCAGGCTTGACGATGCCATGCGAGATAAATTGATTCAAATGTTTGGAGTTCTTATAGAGCAAAGTCGTAACTATCAAAGTTTCATTGATGACAGTGGTAAGGCAAGAGTTGATAAGAGTTCGGGGCAGTGTATCTCTGGAGATGCAGGTATTTTATTGCGAATTTTAGGTCAAAAAGGCTTGGGTAAGGGAGATAAGGTATGACAATCTATTCATCAGATTTACATGCGCCAAGACAAGCTTTGGTGAGCTTTGAGCAGGTTGATAGTTGGTTTTTTCGTGAATCGCGGCCTCATGGCAGTGTGGGCACTAATGCCCTCAGTTCAGTTTTTCCACCACCTACTCGCACACTAATGGGGTCGCTGCGTAGCCTTATCGGACACCAGTACTTTGCTCAAAATGCTGAAAATACTTGGAGTGATTTAGACAATTTGCCTCAGCTAAAGGCAGTTATCGGTAATGCGCACCATTTAGGTAGTCTTAGCCCAAGAGGGGTCTTTATACGTCAGAATAATACGAACTATTTACCAATACCTAGCACCATCTGTCATAAGCTTATTGATAATGTTGACCATTACTTGGCCTTGCAGCCTACCGAGGCAGCTTATGATACAGATCAAGGGGCAATCAAGCTTTTGCAATTACCTGCTACCGCTAAGGATATTAGTGATACAAGGGGATTTAAACCTATTGAAAGTGCTTGGTTGGGCAAGTCTAATTGGGAAAAGCTACTAGCTGGGCAACTAGCTCATCTATCAGAAAAAGACAGTATTAAGCATCAGACTGATTTCATGAGTACAGAAGAGCGCTTAGGTATTCAAGTCAATCCTCATATACGGGGAATTGAAGAAGGGCAACTCTATCAAACCAGTCATATTCGTCTCGAAAGCAATACTGAAATAGTGATGCCTATTTGCTATGACGACAGCCAGTTAAATGAAGTGTTAGAGCCGGGCTTCATTGAACAGTCGCACTTAGTGAGATTAGGAGGTGAGGCACGTATGGCAAGCTTAAATTTCACTGAAAATGTAGACTACTTACCTCAAGCCCCCTCCAATCTGACAGTAACAGATAATAGCAAAAAGCATTTTATAATCTATCTCTTAACCAAGCTTAAAATAAATGGTGAGAGTTGGGTACCAGAAGGTTTTGCTTATGACGAACATAGTCAAGAGTGGCAAGGCAATATACTAGGATTAGATATTAATCTAATGACTGCTTGTATTGCGAAAGCTCATCGCGAAGGGGGATGGGACCAACTACAGCATAAGCCGAGAGAGATTGTTAGTTATTTACCTGCCGGTACTGTTTTTTTTGTAAGTGTCAATACGAATATCAATGATCAACTCATTATAGATGCTCTGCATGGTAAGCCTTTTTTGCAGAAGGATGAATGGGGAGAGGGTGTGATGTTAGTAGGGAGACCAATATCTAACTAACAAGCAGTTTATTATTTGAATGCAATAGCCTGAAAAAATTCCTTATACAAAATATTGTAATTTTTATAAATTTTAAAACTAATATATAAGAAGGAAGTAAAAAATGACAAGTCATAGCTTTATCATGAGTATGGTAGCCCAAACTTCAATACATGCCGGAGCAGGGCAGGCATTAAGTGTGATTGATCTGCCTATTCAGCGCGAAGGACACACTCAACACCCTGTCATCTTTGGCTCTAGTTTAAAAGGAGCGTTGCGTTATCGTGCTCGCCA contains the following coding sequences:
- the cas10 gene encoding type III-B CRISPR-associated protein Cas10/Cmr2; this encodes MSQNNAYFHFTLGPVQGFVSQARRTRDFWAGSFLLSWLAGVAMEAVKIQGGKIIFPIPDDAFLSAIRGENTNHLPKQGGIPNRFMADIDQCASFSGQAVTDAVNEAWLAVCDVVWERDKAGLVQDNNKISQSIWYRQVTNFWDMNWVITQTNDTSALDKRKNLRTHVPSEESGYKCMMMEGYQELSGADGKNSGNKRKSYWNKLILLNHTDIDLRDGEQLCAIAYVKRRFVREFKKVRQSIEVQGQHIIVYGWSLPHNIPSTAYMAATPWLLNLFRQDQQTLAYFSEFNQALEEMARIDETFAIHSERKNHIKSLQGLTSKAASLSLDDISLDGNVYYPSYWDNIRNLVGDKNNYDGRVDAQRKQIIKTLTNLYKAMEHDPSPYYAILLMDGDSLGKQMGFTERQPIISQALNEFTQRAQVVVREHDGFLVYAGGDDVLALFSLNNAMRAAAALQDCYKQCFAQASSKEVPVYSTLSGAINYCHINASLTHVLTDSHDLLDNVAKDGTGRNALAVRVWKPSGLAVQWSQPWDKVLDANYIQNILQAFDVDSQQLDTDNLSVIEALSLAMQKLKQQESSLSVFSSSFFYKTRDLMAMLEEMMQQNNLQVRQAEQLLLAEFLQSGQFGRLDDAMRDKLIQMFGVLIEQSRNYQSFIDDSGKARVDKSSGQCISGDAGILLRILGQKGLGKGDKV
- a CDS encoding type III-B CRISPR module-associated Cmr3 family protein, with product MTIYSSDLHAPRQALVSFEQVDSWFFRESRPHGSVGTNALSSVFPPPTRTLMGSLRSLIGHQYFAQNAENTWSDLDNLPQLKAVIGNAHHLGSLSPRGVFIRQNNTNYLPIPSTICHKLIDNVDHYLALQPTEAAYDTDQGAIKLLQLPATAKDISDTRGFKPIESAWLGKSNWEKLLAGQLAHLSEKDSIKHQTDFMSTEERLGIQVNPHIRGIEEGQLYQTSHIRLESNTEIVMPICYDDSQLNEVLEPGFIEQSHLVRLGGEARMASLNFTENVDYLPQAPSNLTVTDNSKKHFIIYLLTKLKINGESWVPEGFAYDEHSQEWQGNILGLDINLMTACIAKAHREGGWDQLQHKPREIVSYLPAGTVFFVSVNTNINDQLIIDALHGKPFLQKDEWGEGVMLVGRPISN